The sequence AGACGTTCCGCTTCTTTCAGCGCAGTCTCAATATCTTTACCTTCATCAAGCACTTCCATCAGAGCATTCTCTAAGATGATCGAACGTGCAACGTGGTCACCTTGAGCGGGTGAAACAGGCTTAATATTTTTCGCTACCTCAGCAAAGATAAGTCTCGCTTGCTGACCACCTAAGAACTCCATCTCTTCTTCAAAAAGAGCGTCATCGTAAGTGGTCACGTTCGCAGGAAAGGCCGCTATTGTTTCAAAGTGCTTAAGTTGTACATCACGTTTCGTTGTCATGTATTTAATCAGTTCCCACGCCTCATCCGGATTGTCAGATTGCGTTGGGATAGAAAGGAAAGAACCACCCCAGCTGCCGTAAATACCATCTGGAAGATTAGCTACCGCCCATTTACCGCTAGTTTCAGGTGCAATCCAGTTGCTCAAGTGGCCAAGTAGCCATGCGCCTGAAAGTTGAGTCGCGAACGTGCCATTACGGAAGCCTTCGTACCATTCGTTTGACCAAGCCAGATTGCGAGAATCTAACCCTCTATCACGAATCTCTTTTGCGACAGTAAAGGCATGAACAAAACGCTCAGACGTGACAACTGGGTTGCCGTCTGCATCAAAATAAAGACCTTCCCCCTCAGGAACGGTTGTAAAGATGATCGCTTGTGCTACATCGGCTGCGGATGCTATCAACTGCACGTTTTGTTTCTTCAACTCTTCACCAGCGGCAATGTATGAATCCCAATCTTTGATTGCGTCATTAACATCAATGCCTGCTTTTTCGAATACGTCTGTTCGGTAGTACATAAGACCTGGGCCTAGATCGACTGGAATACCATAAACGTCACCATCCGCGCCTTGGCCTTGCGCCCATGCATAAGGTGCGAACAGCTCTTGGTATTGGTCTGCACCATAATTTTCAGATAGGTTAACTAAGCCACCAGAACCAACAAACGGGCCAATTTTTTCCACATCAACAACAATCACGTCACCCGCACCAGAGCCTGTAGCAAGGTTTGTTGTTAGCTTCGTGTGGTGGTCGCCATGGTTATTCATTAGGTAATCCACTTTGATGCCTGTTTCCTTTTCGAAATCAGGTAGCAATACCTTTAAGCTGCTATCAAAGTCAGGGAAACCGTCAAAACGAATTTCTTTGTCAGCAGCATTAACAGCTGTTGCACCTAGTCCTAAAGCAACCGCGCCAGAGAGCGCCAAGGTCTTAAATTTCATGTTCTATCCTTAATTATTTTTTATAGGGTAACTAGTAAATCCGATACCGAGTTTCTAGTGACCAGAGTCGGCAACAATTTAAAATTCACGTCATGTTTAATCTTGTTTAGCTTTTGCAGAGTGAGCTGCACTGCTTCAATGCTCATCTCTTCAATTGGGAAATTAATGGTGGTCAAACTAGGGGTCAGATACCGCGCGAAAATAGTGTTATCAAAGCCCACAAGAGAAACGTCTTTCGGTACAGATAAACCTTCTTTATGCAGCACTTCGAATGCACCAAATGCCATGTGATCGTTCGAAGCAAAGACCGCCGTAAATCGACACTGGCGGTTAATCAGCTTCTTCATTGCGCTGATTCCAGTCTCTTCAGTGAATCCTGCTTCCGAAACGAGTGCTTCATCGTATGGCACACCTGCTTGTTCCAGCGCCTTTCGATACCCCTGCAAACGCCCCCGTGCATCTGCTTTATCTAATGGGCCAGTAATACACGCGATCTCTGTATGTCCCTTTTGCAATAGATATTGAGTAGCGAGTAGCCCCCCGACTTCGTTATCAATATCAATGCAACTCATCGCCATTTCTGGGATGAAGCGGTTAATTAAAACCACAGGGGGCCCCTGTTCTTCCAATTCAATTAAATAGTCATCACTTAGCTGCTGTGTATGAAGAATCAAAGCATCAACTCGACGCCCTAATAGAAA comes from Vibrio bathopelagicus and encodes:
- a CDS encoding LacI family DNA-binding transcriptional regulator, coding for MATIKHVSKHAGVSQATVSRVINGTSRVSHDKKLKVEKAIKELGYRPNSIAQALASSRTGSVGVVVPELGGSFYSGILHCIEENLRRFGYHAVVTAGSNTEQGQRESVEFLLGRRVDALILHTQQLSDDYLIELEEQGPPVVLINRFIPEMAMSCIDIDNEVGGLLATQYLLQKGHTEIACITGPLDKADARGRLQGYRKALEQAGVPYDEALVSEAGFTEETGISAMKKLINRQCRFTAVFASNDHMAFGAFEVLHKEGLSVPKDVSLVGFDNTIFARYLTPSLTTINFPIEEMSIEAVQLTLQKLNKIKHDVNFKLLPTLVTRNSVSDLLVTL
- a CDS encoding ABC transporter substrate-binding protein, which codes for MKFKTLALSGAVALGLGATAVNAADKEIRFDGFPDFDSSLKVLLPDFEKETGIKVDYLMNNHGDHHTKLTTNLATGSGAGDVIVVDVEKIGPFVGSGGLVNLSENYGADQYQELFAPYAWAQGQGADGDVYGIPVDLGPGLMYYRTDVFEKAGIDVNDAIKDWDSYIAAGEELKKQNVQLIASAADVAQAIIFTTVPEGEGLYFDADGNPVVTSERFVHAFTVAKEIRDRGLDSRNLAWSNEWYEGFRNGTFATQLSGAWLLGHLSNWIAPETSGKWAVANLPDGIYGSWGGSFLSIPTQSDNPDEAWELIKYMTTKRDVQLKHFETIAAFPANVTTYDDALFEEEMEFLGGQQARLIFAEVAKNIKPVSPAQGDHVARSIILENALMEVLDEGKDIETALKEAERLIKRRTRNL